A single genomic interval of Streptococcus suis harbors:
- a CDS encoding recombinase family protein gives MSVKKIRVNNQKHKQRICAYIRVSTTNGSQLESLENQKQYFENLYSNRDDIDFVGVYHDRGISGSKDNRPNFQAMIENCRKGMIDVIHTKSIARFARNTVTVLEISRELKAIGVDIFFEEQNIHTLSSEGEVMLSVLASIAEDELRSMSGNQRWAFQKKFQRGELVINTKRFLGYDLDENGELIINPEEALIVRQIFALYLEGYGTHRIAKLLNEKGVETVTGAKWHDTTIRQMLSNEKYNGSVLLQKYFHDGVNGPKKLNQGELEQYFIEDNHEAIISMEDWQAVQDKLISRRWQQGRNKTYKFTGLLKCQHCGSTLKRQVSYKKKIVWCCSKYIKEGKATCQGMRVPEVDISNWEITSTVTVIERDRNGEKYYSYSGQESADQCSTSGQEENQSSRILSSVHRPRRTAIKL, from the coding sequence ATGTCCGTAAAAAAGATTAGAGTCAATAATCAAAAACACAAGCAGAGGATCTGTGCCTACATTCGAGTTTCGACGACTAATGGAAGTCAGTTAGAATCGTTAGAAAATCAGAAACAGTATTTTGAAAATCTGTATTCCAATAGAGACGATATTGATTTTGTAGGTGTTTATCATGACAGAGGTATATCTGGTTCTAAGGATAATCGTCCAAATTTTCAAGCCATGATTGAAAATTGTCGTAAAGGTATGATTGATGTTATTCATACCAAGTCGATTGCCCGCTTTGCCAGAAACACGGTTACAGTTCTTGAAATTAGTCGTGAACTGAAGGCAATAGGAGTAGACATATTCTTTGAGGAACAAAACATTCATACCCTTTCAAGTGAAGGGGAAGTGATGCTTTCAGTATTAGCGAGTATTGCTGAGGACGAGTTGAGGAGTATGAGTGGCAATCAACGTTGGGCATTTCAAAAGAAGTTCCAACGAGGTGAGCTAGTCATTAACACCAAGCGATTCTTAGGATACGATTTAGACGAGAATGGTGAGTTGATTATCAATCCAGAAGAAGCTTTGATAGTCAGGCAAATATTTGCACTTTACCTTGAAGGGTATGGTACTCATCGTATTGCCAAGCTGTTAAATGAAAAGGGAGTTGAGACTGTTACAGGTGCTAAATGGCATGACACCACAATCCGTCAAATGTTAAGCAATGAAAAGTACAATGGTTCAGTCTTATTGCAGAAGTATTTTCACGATGGTGTGAATGGTCCTAAAAAATTGAATCAGGGTGAACTCGAACAATACTTTATAGAGGATAATCATGAAGCCATTATTTCTATGGAAGATTGGCAAGCAGTCCAGGACAAACTAATCAGTAGAAGATGGCAACAAGGTAGAAACAAAACCTATAAATTTACGGGGTTATTAAAGTGTCAGCATTGTGGTTCGACTTTAAAGAGACAAGTTTCTTACAAGAAAAAAATTGTTTGGTGCTGTTCCAAATACATAAAAGAGGGAAAAGCAACTTGTCAGGGTATGCGAGTGCCAGAAGTAGATATTTCAAATTGGGAGATAACCTCAACTGTTACAGTAATAGAAAGGGATAGAAATGGGGAAAAGTATTACAGTTATTCCGGCCAAGAAAGTGCAGACCAGTGTTCAACATCAGGTCAGGAAGAAAATCAAAGTAGCCGCATATTGTCGAGTGTCCACCGACCAAGAAGAACAGCTATCAAGTTATGA
- a CDS encoding LysM peptidoglycan-binding domain-containing protein gives MGKHLVICGHGQGRTGYDPGAVNAKLGITEAGKVRELANLMSKYSGQQIDFITEQNVYDYRSITSIGKGYDSITELHFNAFNGSAKGTEVLIQSSLEADKEDMAILSLLSRYFQNRGIKKVDWLYNANQAASRGYTYRLVEIAFIDNEQDMAIFENKKEDIAKGLVSAITGVEVKTIVPSPPSSTVGSSGTPSKSIYLVGDSLRVLPHATHYQTGQKIANWVKGRTYKILQVKNVHQSNSKRAYLLDGIKSWVLEQDVEGTTNGHSEQTYQAQKGDTYYGIARKFGLSVDTLLVVNGLKKSDILKVGQTLKVNAASRTTTAIPTSVASRVVASALSKVGQKVTVPSNPYGGQCVALVDKIVQELTDKNMSYTNAIDCLKKAKSNGFQVIYDSWGVNPKAGDFYVIQTDGMVYGHIGVCVTDSDGKSIDGVEQNIDGYADHNKNGINDQLEIGGGGITRRVKRQWMADGSLYDSTGTVKLGKVVGWFRIS, from the coding sequence ATGGGAAAACATCTAGTCATTTGTGGTCATGGACAGGGGCGAACAGGCTATGATCCTGGAGCAGTGAATGCCAAACTAGGCATCACAGAAGCAGGAAAGGTTCGAGAATTAGCCAATTTAATGTCTAAGTACAGTGGGCAACAGATTGATTTTATTACCGAACAAAATGTTTATGATTATCGGAGTATTACTAGTATTGGTAAGGGATACGACTCAATTACTGAATTGCACTTCAATGCCTTTAATGGTAGTGCCAAAGGTACAGAAGTCTTGATTCAATCTTCTTTAGAAGCAGACAAGGAGGATATGGCTATCCTATCTCTCCTTTCACGATACTTTCAAAATCGTGGCATAAAGAAGGTAGATTGGCTCTATAATGCCAACCAAGCAGCGAGTCGTGGATATACCTATCGTTTGGTGGAGATTGCCTTTATCGATAATGAACAAGATATGGCGATTTTTGAAAACAAGAAAGAGGACATTGCGAAAGGTCTTGTGTCAGCAATAACAGGAGTTGAAGTCAAGACAATAGTTCCCTCGCCCCCCAGTTCAACTGTTGGGAGTTCAGGTACTCCTTCAAAATCAATCTATCTTGTTGGTGATAGTCTTAGGGTGTTGCCTCATGCGACTCATTATCAGACTGGTCAGAAAATTGCCAACTGGGTCAAAGGGCGCACCTACAAAATCCTCCAAGTGAAGAATGTTCACCAGTCCAACAGTAAGAGAGCTTATCTACTTGATGGAATCAAGTCATGGGTGCTAGAGCAGGATGTAGAAGGAACAACCAACGGCCATAGTGAGCAGACCTATCAAGCACAGAAAGGCGATACGTATTATGGAATCGCTCGGAAGTTTGGTCTATCAGTAGATACCCTTCTTGTAGTGAATGGTTTGAAGAAGTCGGATATCCTGAAAGTTGGACAAACACTCAAGGTTAACGCTGCTTCAAGGACAACAACTGCTATTCCAACTAGCGTTGCAAGCCGTGTGGTTGCATCAGCATTATCCAAGGTCGGTCAAAAGGTGACCGTTCCATCTAACCCTTACGGTGGACAGTGTGTCGCCTTGGTGGATAAGATTGTGCAAGAGTTGACGGACAAGAATATGTCCTATACTAATGCCATTGACTGTTTGAAGAAAGCAAAATCAAATGGTTTCCAAGTAATCTACGATTCTTGGGGTGTGAATCCTAAAGCAGGTGATTTCTATGTCATTCAAACAGATGGTATGGTATATGGGCATATTGGTGTCTGTGTGACGGATTCTGACGGAAAAAGTATTGATGGTGTGGAACAGAATATTGATGGATATGCTGACCATAATAAGAACGGTATCAATGACCAATTAGAAATTGGTGGCGGTGGGATCACTCGTCGTGTGAAACGTCAATGGATGGCGGATGGCTCACTCTACGATTCAACTGGAACAGTTAAACTCGGTAAAGTTGTTGGTTGGTTTAGAATTTCATAA
- a CDS encoding recombinase family protein: MSTDQEEQLSSYENQVNYYREFISKHEDYELVDIYADEGISATNTKKRDAFNRLIQDCRAGKVDRILVKSISRFARNTLDCIKYVRELKELGVGVTFEKENIDSLDSKGEVLLTILSSLAQDESRSISENATWGIRKKFERGEVRVNTTKFMGYDKDDNGRLIINPQQAETVKFIYEKFLEGYSPESIAKYLNDNEIPGWTGKANWYPSAIQKMLQNEKYKGDALLQKTFTVDFLTKKRIANDGQVNQYYVENSHEAIIDKDTWELVQLELARRKAYREEHQLKSYIMQNDDNPFTTKVFCKECGSAFGRKNWTTSRGKRKVWQCNNRYRVKGQIGCQNNHIDEETLEKAVVMAVELLRKNVDLLHGKWNKILEENRPLEKHYSTKLAEVINKPSWEFDSYEMCQVLDSITISEDGQISVKFLEGTEVDL; the protein is encoded by the coding sequence GTGTCCACCGACCAAGAAGAACAGCTATCAAGTTATGAAAACCAAGTTAATTATTACCGAGAGTTTATCTCTAAACACGAGGACTATGAGTTAGTTGACATCTATGCGGATGAGGGCATCTCAGCAACCAATACCAAAAAACGTGATGCTTTTAACCGGTTGATACAAGATTGTAGGGCTGGTAAGGTGGATAGGATTTTGGTCAAGTCGATCAGTCGATTTGCCAGAAACACCCTTGATTGTATCAAATACGTCCGAGAGCTGAAAGAACTTGGTGTTGGTGTGACTTTTGAGAAAGAGAATATAGACAGCCTGGATTCCAAAGGTGAAGTTCTCCTTACAATCCTTTCTTCCTTAGCACAGGATGAGTCACGCTCTATCTCAGAGAATGCGACGTGGGGAATTCGTAAGAAGTTTGAACGTGGCGAGGTGCGCGTGAATACCACTAAATTCATGGGTTATGACAAGGATGATAATGGTAGGCTTATCATTAACCCTCAGCAAGCTGAAACTGTTAAATTTATATACGAGAAATTCTTAGAGGGGTACAGTCCTGAATCCATTGCTAAGTATTTGAATGACAATGAAATACCTGGTTGGACAGGAAAGGCAAATTGGTATCCAAGCGCAATACAGAAAATGCTTCAAAATGAAAAGTATAAGGGTGATGCCTTATTACAAAAGACTTTTACAGTTGATTTTTTGACTAAGAAACGGATTGCCAATGATGGTCAAGTTAACCAATACTATGTAGAAAATAGCCATGAAGCTATTATTGACAAAGACACTTGGGAATTAGTACAGTTGGAATTGGCAAGGAGGAAAGCCTACCGAGAGGAGCATCAGCTCAAGTCCTATATCATGCAAAATGACGATAACCCTTTTACAACTAAGGTGTTCTGTAAAGAATGTGGTTCAGCCTTTGGTCGAAAGAACTGGACCACCAGTCGAGGTAAACGCAAGGTTTGGCAATGTAACAATCGATATAGGGTCAAAGGACAGATTGGCTGTCAGAATAACCATATTGATGAAGAAACGTTAGAGAAAGCCGTAGTAATGGCTGTAGAACTATTGAGAAAGAACGTGGATCTGTTGCATGGGAAGTGGAATAAGATTCTAGAAGAAAATCGTCCGCTAGAAAAGCATTATAGTACAAAGTTGGCTGAAGTGATAAACAAGCCATCCTGGGAATTCGATTCGTATGAGATGTGTCAGGTATTGGACAGTATTACAATTTCAGAAGATGGGCAGATAAGTGTAAAATTCTTAGAGGGGACTGAGGTAGATTTGTAA
- a CDS encoding holin family protein produces MKELLTLNKILFSMIGGLIGSLFGELDGILYALLVFIIIDYLTGIFAAVVEKQLSSSIGFRGIFKKIAILFLVSIGHLIDTAIIKQGGTIRTMVIFFYLSNEGLSILENTVRIGLPIPEKLQAILKQINER; encoded by the coding sequence ATGAAGGAACTGTTAACTCTTAATAAGATTTTATTTTCCATGATTGGAGGCTTGATTGGTAGTCTATTTGGAGAGTTGGATGGTATTCTATATGCCCTACTTGTCTTCATTATTATTGACTATCTAACAGGAATTTTTGCGGCGGTTGTAGAGAAACAATTGTCTAGTAGTATTGGTTTTCGTGGCATCTTTAAAAAGATAGCCATTTTATTTTTAGTTTCTATTGGTCATCTGATTGATACAGCTATTATCAAGCAGGGTGGAACAATTCGAACCATGGTTATATTCTTTTATCTCAGTAATGAGGGGTTAAGCATTCTAGAAAATACCGTTCGAATTGGTCTACCAATACCTGAGAAACTACAAGCAATTTTAAAACAAATCAACGAGAGGTGA